In Aulosira sp. FACHB-615, the following are encoded in one genomic region:
- a CDS encoding CAP domain-containing protein, whose amino-acid sequence MDTKRKVNVWWKYVVLLMLILAFRPTTYFIRQALRGDPIDINYFWTELSPFGLLKQGLYNGNGGADWKIGRPQVTIWNAEQLRSEPELRKFALELVNRDRTLNKLKPLTADSLLSLAAQFHAQDMLERQYFNHISLDGKNPRDRYIQVGGNRRVAVGENIIKDSVQGLGFTYGKVEDFQRGWMYSNSHRQNLLRREYKKFGYGIAVGKNGQIYAVQMFSD is encoded by the coding sequence ATGGATACAAAACGCAAAGTCAACGTTTGGTGGAAATACGTTGTTCTATTGATGCTGATTTTGGCATTTAGACCAACTACCTATTTTATTCGTCAGGCTTTGCGGGGAGATCCAATCGATATTAATTATTTTTGGACAGAACTTTCTCCCTTTGGACTACTCAAACAAGGTCTGTATAACGGTAATGGTGGTGCTGATTGGAAAATCGGCCGACCGCAAGTTACCATTTGGAATGCGGAACAGTTGCGTTCTGAGCCAGAGTTAAGAAAGTTTGCTTTAGAATTAGTCAATCGCGATCGCACTTTAAATAAGTTAAAACCTTTAACGGCAGATTCTTTACTGTCACTCGCCGCACAATTCCACGCCCAAGATATGCTAGAGCGGCAGTATTTTAATCATATTTCTTTAGATGGGAAAAATCCCCGCGATCGCTACATTCAAGTTGGCGGTAATCGACGTGTGGCAGTGGGCGAAAATATTATCAAAGATAGTGTGCAAGGCTTAGGTTTCACTTACGGTAAAGTCGAAGATTTTCAACGCGGTTGGATGTACAGCAATAGTCACCGCCAAAATCTCCTGCGACGTGAATATAAAAAATTTGGCTATGGTATAGCTGTTGGCAAAAATGGCCAAATTTATGCAGTCCAAATGTTTAGCGATTAA
- the dnaK gene encoding molecular chaperone DnaK has protein sequence MAKVVGIDLGTTNSCVAVMEGGKPTVIANAEGFRTTPSVVAFAKNGDTLVGQIAKRQAVMNPENTFYSVKRFIGRRFDEVTNEATEVSYKVLSSGGNVKLDSPGAGKQFAPEEISAKVLRKLVEDASKYLGETVTQAVITVPAYFNDSQRQATKDAGKIAGIEVLRIINEPTAASLAYGFDKKSNETILVFDLGGGTFDVSVLEVGDGVFEVLATSGDTHLGGDDFDKKIVDFLAEQFRKDEGIDLRKDRQALQRLTEAAEKAKIELSSVTQAEINLPFITATQDGPKHLDTTLTRAKFEELCADLIDRCRIPVENALRDAKLSKNDIDEVVLVGGSTRIPAVQELVKRALGKDPNQSVNPDEVVAVGAAIQGGVLGGEVTGILLLDVTPLSLGVETLGGVMTKIIPRNTTIPTKKSEVFSTAVDGQTNVEIHVLQGEREFANDNKSLGTFRLDGIPPAPRGVPQIEVVFDIDANGILNVTAKDKGTGKEQSISITGASTLDKSDVDRMVREAEQNASADKDRREKIDRKNQADSLAYQAEKQLQELGDKVPAADKAKVEGLVRDLREAVAKEDDEQITKLMPELQQALFAVGSNIYQQAGGAAPGAEPQDGGTSSSSGGGDDVIDADFTESK, from the coding sequence ATGGCAAAAGTAGTTGGAATTGACTTAGGAACAACTAACTCCTGCGTGGCAGTGATGGAAGGTGGTAAACCCACGGTTATTGCTAACGCAGAAGGTTTTCGCACAACACCATCAGTAGTAGCATTTGCGAAAAATGGCGACACCTTGGTAGGACAAATTGCCAAGCGCCAAGCGGTGATGAACCCCGAAAACACTTTTTACTCAGTTAAGCGGTTCATTGGTCGCCGCTTTGACGAAGTTACTAACGAAGCTACAGAAGTTTCTTATAAAGTGTTGAGCAGTGGCGGTAACGTCAAGCTAGACTCTCCCGGCGCTGGTAAACAATTCGCTCCCGAAGAAATTTCCGCGAAAGTTCTGCGTAAACTCGTTGAAGACGCAAGCAAATATCTGGGTGAAACTGTTACCCAAGCTGTAATCACTGTTCCTGCTTACTTCAACGACTCTCAACGCCAAGCTACCAAAGACGCTGGTAAAATCGCTGGTATTGAAGTACTGCGGATTATTAACGAACCTACCGCCGCTTCTTTGGCTTACGGCTTTGATAAGAAGAGCAACGAAACTATCCTGGTATTTGACTTGGGTGGTGGTACATTCGACGTATCCGTCCTAGAAGTCGGCGACGGTGTATTTGAAGTATTAGCAACCTCTGGTGATACTCACCTTGGTGGTGACGACTTCGATAAGAAAATTGTGGATTTCTTAGCAGAACAGTTCCGCAAAGACGAAGGTATTGACCTCCGCAAAGACAGACAAGCACTGCAACGTTTAACTGAAGCTGCTGAAAAAGCCAAAATTGAACTTTCCAGCGTGACTCAAGCGGAAATTAACTTACCGTTCATCACCGCTACCCAGGACGGGCCAAAGCACCTGGATACGACGCTGACTCGCGCTAAGTTTGAAGAACTTTGTGCTGACTTGATTGACCGTTGCCGTATTCCTGTAGAGAATGCGCTCCGCGATGCTAAGTTAAGCAAAAATGACATCGATGAAGTTGTCCTCGTTGGTGGTTCTACCCGTATCCCCGCAGTCCAAGAATTGGTAAAACGAGCTTTGGGTAAAGACCCTAACCAAAGCGTTAACCCTGATGAAGTGGTAGCTGTTGGTGCTGCGATTCAAGGAGGTGTATTGGGTGGTGAAGTTACAGGTATCTTGTTGTTAGACGTAACACCATTGTCCTTGGGTGTAGAAACCTTGGGTGGTGTAATGACCAAGATTATTCCCCGCAACACCACAATTCCTACCAAGAAATCAGAAGTATTCTCTACTGCTGTTGATGGTCAAACCAACGTAGAAATTCACGTCCTCCAAGGTGAACGGGAATTTGCTAACGACAACAAGAGTTTGGGAACTTTCCGCCTTGATGGTATTCCTCCCGCACCCCGTGGTGTACCTCAAATCGAAGTTGTATTCGATATTGACGCTAACGGTATCCTCAACGTTACCGCTAAGGACAAAGGTACTGGTAAAGAACAGTCCATCAGCATTACTGGTGCTTCTACCTTAGATAAGTCTGACGTTGACCGGATGGTGCGCGAAGCAGAACAAAACGCTTCTGCTGACAAAGACCGTCGTGAGAAAATTGACCGCAAGAACCAAGCTGACTCTTTAGCATACCAAGCTGAAAAGCAACTGCAAGAATTAGGTGATAAAGTTCCTGCTGCTGATAAAGCCAAGGTTGAAGGTTTGGTGAGAGACCTGCGGGAAGCTGTTGCGAAAGAAGATGATGAGCAAATCACCAAGCTGATGCCAGAATTGCAACAAGCACTGTTCGCAGTTGGTAGCAATATCTATCAACAAGCTGGTGGTGCTGCGCCTGGTGCTGAACCTCAAGATGGCGGTACTTCTAGTTCTTCCGGTGGTGGTGATGATGTAATTGATGCAGATTTCACTGAAAGCAAATAA
- a CDS encoding ADP-ribosylglycohydrolase family protein, giving the protein MLVMRRASGCLFGLACGDALGAATEFLSVEEIRRRFPPNGPQEIVGNPVRVTDDTQMTLAVAQALVEVDAANLSLANLEPVLRRTFVEWLHSPDNNRAPGMTCLQACEYLEAGLPWQQATRPNSKGCGANMRVVPVGLLPTDDTVRAAVAQFQAALTHGHPTALAASDLTAAAITYLVKGGEPQECSAYLRNYALSQRSVYHADWLGNLWQRPGINTPTEFISRGWDECLAVLDRLDAALVNPKRDIDPCLAIGEGWVAEEAFATGLLCFLFFPEAPLAAVRRAALTAGDSDSIACLAGAFAGAYLGMAAWPEDWVIRIEYRDQLAALGEFWD; this is encoded by the coding sequence ATGTTAGTTATGCGTCGTGCCTCTGGATGTTTATTTGGGCTTGCCTGTGGTGATGCTTTGGGTGCTGCTACAGAATTTTTAAGTGTGGAAGAAATTCGTCGTCGCTTTCCGCCAAATGGGCCGCAAGAAATTGTGGGTAATCCTGTACGCGTCACCGATGACACACAAATGACATTGGCAGTGGCACAAGCTTTAGTTGAGGTTGATGCTGCAAACTTGAGTTTAGCTAATTTGGAACCTGTTCTTAGACGTACTTTTGTGGAGTGGTTACACAGTCCCGACAATAATCGCGCTCCGGGAATGACTTGCTTACAGGCTTGTGAATATTTGGAAGCAGGTTTACCTTGGCAGCAAGCAACTAGGCCAAATTCTAAAGGCTGTGGTGCGAATATGCGTGTTGTGCCTGTAGGTTTATTACCCACAGATGATACAGTCCGCGCGGCGGTGGCTCAATTTCAAGCCGCATTAACGCATGGTCATCCAACTGCCTTGGCAGCTTCTGATTTAACCGCAGCAGCAATTACTTATCTTGTCAAGGGCGGTGAACCGCAAGAATGTTCTGCTTATCTTCGCAACTATGCCTTAAGTCAGCGTTCAGTTTATCATGCTGATTGGCTGGGGAATTTATGGCAGCGTCCAGGCATTAATACACCAACAGAATTTATTAGTCGTGGTTGGGATGAGTGTTTAGCAGTGCTTGACCGTCTGGATGCAGCATTAGTCAACCCCAAGCGCGATATTGACCCCTGTTTGGCTATAGGCGAAGGCTGGGTAGCTGAGGAAGCTTTTGCTACAGGTTTATTATGCTTTTTGTTTTTTCCAGAAGCACCGTTAGCCGCAGTACGACGTGCTGCACTCACCGCAGGCGACTCTGACTCAATTGCTTGTTTAGCAGGTGCTTTTGCTGGAGCATATTTAGGAATGGCTGCATGGCCTGAAGATTGGGTCATTCGGATTGAATACCGTGACCAATTGGCGGCTTTGGGTGAATTCTGGGATTAA